The following proteins are co-located in the Leptospira sp. WS4.C2 genome:
- a CDS encoding ParB/RepB/Spo0J family partition protein, with product MKNKANYNPADILSRAAARTSSLNPFLKEEGTSSHNATDIPIDQILTENNPRKTFNESTIRELAESISQYGLLQPIVVRKKAGKYELINGERRFRAHKLLKRKTILAIVKNVEQIDISKLPEIKLVENLQREDLSESDLALSLQELKNRHKETNEQLAKRINKSGQWVKTKIAHAEILKDTNINITTDKNHPIFQIPTSLFTEIAPLDVPNRKKAIDYLIKGLEKKGDFPSRNDLREFVRPLKPTKTKQSKPKLSNLELKDLKNKLLKIKEKISQLQNEKSILEESIRKFKK from the coding sequence ATGAAAAACAAAGCAAACTACAATCCAGCAGATATCCTTTCTAGAGCTGCAGCAAGAACCTCTTCCCTAAACCCGTTTTTAAAAGAAGAGGGGACATCAAGTCATAATGCTACGGATATCCCAATTGACCAAATCCTAACAGAAAACAACCCACGAAAAACATTTAACGAATCCACTATCCGAGAACTAGCAGAATCCATTTCCCAATACGGTCTTTTACAACCAATTGTCGTAAGAAAAAAAGCAGGGAAATATGAACTCATCAATGGGGAAAGGCGTTTCCGTGCGCACAAACTCCTCAAAAGAAAAACTATTCTTGCTATCGTTAAAAATGTAGAACAAATTGACATCTCCAAATTGCCGGAAATTAAACTAGTTGAAAACTTACAACGTGAAGACCTTTCTGAATCTGATCTGGCTCTATCTCTCCAAGAATTAAAAAACAGACACAAAGAAACCAACGAACAATTGGCAAAACGTATCAATAAATCCGGGCAATGGGTTAAAACAAAAATTGCTCACGCGGAAATTCTAAAAGATACAAATATCAATATAACAACCGACAAAAACCATCCCATCTTCCAAATTCCTACAAGTTTATTCACCGAAATTGCCCCCCTCGATGTACCGAATAGAAAAAAAGCTATCGATTACCTGATTAAAGGATTGGAAAAAAAAGGAGACTTCCCTTCCCGAAATGACCTCAGAGAATTTGTTCGTCCTTTAAAACCAACCAAAACTAAACAATCAAAACCAAAATTAAGTAATTTAGAACTGAAAGATCTAAAAAACAAACTTCTCAAAATTAAAGAAAAAATCTCTCAACTTCAAAACGAAAAATCAATCCTAGAAGAAAGTATTCGTAAGTTCAAAAAATAA
- a CDS encoding YheT family hydrolase, which produces MSLFKPLPILSGAMVQSFMASFKSKSDKRYAHSIAGEWKSVKAKDGTTLLARVHEVPHPKGLVILVHGWEGSIHSSYIVRTTRHFLKKGFSVYRLNLRDHGDTHHLNEGIFNGSLLPETYEAVRELVKTFGSKEPVFLAGFSLGGNFVLRMAARHSLSKVADQIPRLKHCFAFSPALDPKRATIKMDEHPFLRKYFLNSWKTSLVKKANLFPHLYSFHDLDDYQSVMHLTEKMVREFSHFSSVDEYFGSYTLNDLFFKSIRIPTTILTSMDDPVIPWKEFVEIPPSSYLEVVIESKGGHCGFIEDLNRSSYYWKLMEKKMG; this is translated from the coding sequence ATGAGCCTTTTTAAGCCTTTACCCATTCTTTCTGGTGCCATGGTGCAGTCATTTATGGCATCCTTTAAATCTAAATCAGATAAACGATACGCTCATTCTATCGCAGGAGAGTGGAAGTCTGTAAAGGCAAAAGACGGCACAACTCTTCTTGCTCGTGTTCATGAAGTGCCTCATCCTAAAGGACTTGTAATTTTAGTTCATGGATGGGAGGGGAGTATTCATTCCAGTTATATCGTTCGAACCACGAGACATTTTTTGAAAAAAGGATTCTCTGTTTATCGACTAAACTTAAGAGACCATGGGGATACACACCATCTTAATGAAGGTATCTTTAACGGAAGTTTGCTTCCGGAAACATATGAAGCGGTCAGAGAACTTGTTAAAACTTTTGGTTCAAAAGAGCCCGTGTTTTTGGCTGGATTTTCATTGGGTGGAAATTTTGTTTTGCGGATGGCTGCTCGCCATTCACTTTCAAAAGTTGCTGATCAAATCCCTAGATTAAAACATTGTTTTGCCTTTAGCCCGGCTTTGGATCCCAAAAGAGCCACAATTAAAATGGATGAGCACCCCTTTTTAAGAAAATATTTTTTGAATTCATGGAAAACATCTCTCGTAAAAAAAGCAAATTTATTTCCTCACTTATATTCTTTTCATGATTTAGATGATTATCAATCAGTGATGCATCTAACGGAAAAAATGGTGAGAGAGTTTTCTCATTTTTCGTCTGTAGATGAGTATTTTGGTTCCTATACTTTGAATGATCTGTTTTTTAAATCGATTCGAATTCCTACAACAATACTCACTTCTATGGATGATCCAGTCATCCCTTGGAAGGAATTTGTTGAGATCCCTCCCTCTTCCTATCTAGAAGTTGTGATTGAGTCGAAGGGTGGACACTGCGGGTTTATCGAAGATTTGAATCGGTCTTCTTATTATTGGAAATTAATGGAAAAAAAGATGGGTTGA
- a CDS encoding ParA family protein, which translates to MKIITVANIKGGTSKSTTAIHLALALSKKGSTLAIDMDPQADLSDFFFPEEPVEFFDSGNTLSVLNAETTLSESVKPSNNIDVLPSIIELSDLSYLASKDFSMIPRLKNILLKAKYDYVVIDTPGSGSSENIASYLPASVILVPVTPSKWAVRTVAQVLKKVDEAERFDEQSKKKSVMILPSQWGTSQKQMDLLEKLNTIKTLKILEPIPKNDSIRDRTETGKPLQEGSAPWKAFETLAEKLK; encoded by the coding sequence ATGAAGATCATTACAGTTGCCAATATCAAAGGTGGGACCTCCAAATCCACCACTGCCATCCATCTAGCACTAGCTCTTTCCAAAAAAGGATCCACCTTGGCCATCGATATGGACCCTCAGGCAGATCTTTCCGACTTCTTTTTCCCCGAAGAACCCGTAGAATTTTTCGACTCAGGAAATACTCTCTCTGTATTAAATGCAGAAACTACTCTCTCCGAGTCTGTAAAACCTTCAAACAACATCGATGTATTACCATCAATCATCGAACTTTCTGACTTAAGTTATCTAGCTTCAAAAGATTTTTCTATGATCCCAAGGCTTAAAAACATTCTACTCAAAGCCAAATACGACTATGTAGTCATAGACACCCCTGGATCAGGATCATCAGAAAACATAGCGTCTTACCTTCCTGCTTCCGTAATTCTTGTCCCGGTGACACCTTCCAAATGGGCAGTGAGAACCGTTGCCCAAGTTCTCAAAAAAGTGGACGAAGCAGAAAGATTCGACGAACAATCCAAAAAAAAATCAGTTATGATCCTACCCTCTCAATGGGGAACCTCACAAAAACAAATGGATCTTCTCGAAAAACTAAACACGATAAAAACATTAAAAATTTTAGAACCGATCCCAAAAAATGACAGCATTCGGGACCGTACAGAAACTGGAAAACCTCTACAAGAAGGGAGCGCTCCTTGGAAAGCTTTCGAAACTTTAGCGGAGAAACTAAAATAA
- a CDS encoding helix-turn-helix domain-containing protein: MSESKRTGVWVAQWMEDLGLTPNQTKLYAEIFSLDARGGCFASNEYLGTVLRLKRDTISRLVSELKKKGLLKQTGFDGRKRFLKPVVPAVEPASDLTRMLAVTSRLKEGSSLGVESESGLFVNPKPIHKYELHTKIQKNLKRDNPEVEWNDFLVWSKRQLSFSTSAALCRLRGPDALSGLQLFYWERWKTNPR, translated from the coding sequence ATGAGTGAATCAAAAAGGACGGGTGTTTGGGTCGCCCAATGGATGGAAGATTTGGGTCTCACACCCAACCAGACTAAGTTATATGCTGAGATTTTTTCTTTGGATGCCAGAGGTGGTTGCTTTGCATCAAACGAATATTTGGGAACAGTTTTGCGGTTAAAACGTGATACCATTTCTCGATTAGTATCAGAATTAAAGAAGAAGGGTCTTTTGAAGCAAACTGGATTCGATGGACGGAAACGATTTTTAAAACCGGTGGTTCCGGCGGTCGAGCCTGCATCGGATCTTACTCGAATGCTGGCTGTAACTTCTCGTTTGAAAGAAGGATCTTCCTTAGGAGTTGAGTCCGAGTCTGGTTTGTTTGTAAATCCAAAGCCTATTCATAAATACGAATTACATACAAAAATACAAAAGAATTTGAAAAGAGATAATCCGGAAGTTGAATGGAATGATTTTTTAGTATGGAGTAAAAGGCAACTCTCCTTTTCAACGAGTGCCGCTCTTTGCCGGCTCCGAGGTCCGGATGCTTTGAGTGGGCTGCAGCTTTTCTATTGGGAACGTTGGAAAACGAATCCAAGGTAG